The region ACCCGGAACACGAAGATTTCGAAACTATTGTGCAAGATGTGTATCTTGGTACAATTCCATACATGACAAATTCTGGTACCTTTGTCATTAATGGTGCAGAACGTGTGGTCGTTTCTCAATTACACAGATCACCAGGTGTGTTTTTTGGGCAATCTTTCCACGCAAACGGTACAAAATTATACTCGGCAAGAGTAATTCCTTTTAAAGGATCTTGGATAGAGTTTGCTACCGATATCAATCAAGTAATGTATGCTTATATTGATAGAAAGAAAAAATTACCCGTAACAACGTTATTCAGAGCCATTGGTTTTGAGAGAGATAAAGATATTTTAGAAATTTTTGATCTTGCAGAAGAGGTAAAAGTTTCTAAAGCTGGATTGAAAAAAGTATTAGGTAGAAAATTAGCAGCTAGAGTTTTAAAAACTTGGTTTGAAGATTTTGTAGATGAAGATACAGGAGAAGTGGTATCTATTGAAAGAAACGAGATCATTTTAGATCGTGATACTGTTTTAGAAAAAGAACATATTGATGAAATAATAGAGGCAGGTGCTAAGGCGGTTTTACTTCACAAAGTAGACAACGACATGGCAGATTATGCTATTATTCATAACACACTACAAAAAGATCCTACCAATTCAGAAAAAGAAGCAGTAGAACATATTTATAGACAATTACGTAATGCAGAACCGCCAGATGAAGAAACTGCAAGAGGTATTATAGATAAGTTATTCTTCTCTGAACAACGATATAATTTAGGTGAAGTAGGTCGTTTTAGAATGAATACCAAGCTTCAATTAAACGAACCAATAGATCAGAAGGTATTAACGAAGTTAGATATCATTACGATTATTAAATATTTAATTGAATTAATTAATTCTAAAGCCGAGGTAGATGATATTGATCATTTATCAAATAGGCGTGTTAGAACGGTTGGTGAGCAATTAGCAGGTCAATTTGGTGTTGGTTTAGCACGTATGGCTAGAACAATTCGTGAACGTATGAATGTGCGTGATAATGAGGTGTTTACGCCTATTGATTTGATTAATGCAAAAACATTATCATCGGTAATTAATTCCTTTTTCGGAACAAACCAGTTATCTCAATTTATGGATCAAACAAATCCATTAGCAGAGATTACACATAAACGTAGATTGTCTGCACTTGGACCTGGAGGTTTATCTAGAGAAAGAGCAGGGTTTGAGGTTCGTGATGTTCACTATACACATTATGGACGTTTATGTCCTATTGAAACTCCGGAAGGACCCAATATTGGACTAATTTCTTCATTAGCAGTTTTTGCAAAGGTGAATAATTTAGGATTTATTGAAACTCCATATAGAAGGGTTGAAAATGGAATCGTTTCTACAGATGAACCTGTATATTTAAGTGCTGAGGAAGAGGAAGGCATGAAAACTGCCCAATCTAATTTAGAGTTAAATGAAGATGGTTCTATCATTCTAGATAGAGTTATTGCTCGTGAAGAGGGAGATTTCCCGGTGGTTACGCCAGACAAAATAAATTTGATGGATGTAGCTCCGAACCAAATTGCCTCTATTTCGGCTTCTTTAATTCCTTTCTTGGAACATGATGATGCCAACCGTGCATTGATGGGATCTAACATGATGCGTCAAGCAGTACCATTATTGCGACCAGAATCTCCAATTGTAGGAACTGGATTAGAACGTAGAGTTGCAAAAGATTCTAGAATCTTAATAAATGCAGAGGGAGCTGGTGTCGTTACTTATGTAGATGCGAACAAGATTACCATTAGATATGATAGAACTGAGGAAGAAAAAATGGTTAGTTTTGATTCTGATGAAGTTTCTTATAATTTAATTAAATTCAGAAAAACCAATCAAGGTACTTCTATTAACTTAAAGCCAATTGTCGAAAAAGGAGATAGAGTTAATGAAGGACAGGTTCTTTGTGAAGGGTATGCAACACAAAAAGGAGAATTAGCTTTAGGTAGAAATATGAAAGTGGCCTTTATGCCTTGGAAAGGGTATAATTTTGAGGATGCAATTGTAATTTCAGAAAAAGTTGTTCGCGAAGATATATTTACATCCATTCATATAGATGAGTATTCTTTAGATGTTAGAGATACAAAATTAGGAACTGAAGAGTTAACGAATGATATTCCGAACGTTTCTGAAGAAGCTACTAAAGATTTAGATGAAAATGGAATGATTAGAATTGGGGCAGAAGTTAATCCTGGTGATATCTTAATTGGTAAAATTACACCAAAAGGAGAATCTGATCCAACTCCAGAAGAAAAATTATTAC is a window of Polaribacter litorisediminis DNA encoding:
- the rpoB gene encoding DNA-directed RNA polymerase subunit beta, translated to MATKNTTERINFATSQMIKEYPDFLDIQVKSFQDFFQLQTKAEERGEEGLYKTFMDNFPITDTRNQFVLEFLDYFVDPPRYSIQECIERGLTHSVPLKARLKLYCTDPEHEDFETIVQDVYLGTIPYMTNSGTFVINGAERVVVSQLHRSPGVFFGQSFHANGTKLYSARVIPFKGSWIEFATDINQVMYAYIDRKKKLPVTTLFRAIGFERDKDILEIFDLAEEVKVSKAGLKKVLGRKLAARVLKTWFEDFVDEDTGEVVSIERNEIILDRDTVLEKEHIDEIIEAGAKAVLLHKVDNDMADYAIIHNTLQKDPTNSEKEAVEHIYRQLRNAEPPDEETARGIIDKLFFSEQRYNLGEVGRFRMNTKLQLNEPIDQKVLTKLDIITIIKYLIELINSKAEVDDIDHLSNRRVRTVGEQLAGQFGVGLARMARTIRERMNVRDNEVFTPIDLINAKTLSSVINSFFGTNQLSQFMDQTNPLAEITHKRRLSALGPGGLSRERAGFEVRDVHYTHYGRLCPIETPEGPNIGLISSLAVFAKVNNLGFIETPYRRVENGIVSTDEPVYLSAEEEEGMKTAQSNLELNEDGSIILDRVIAREEGDFPVVTPDKINLMDVAPNQIASISASLIPFLEHDDANRALMGSNMMRQAVPLLRPESPIVGTGLERRVAKDSRILINAEGAGVVTYVDANKITIRYDRTEEEKMVSFDSDEVSYNLIKFRKTNQGTSINLKPIVEKGDRVNEGQVLCEGYATQKGELALGRNMKVAFMPWKGYNFEDAIVISEKVVREDIFTSIHIDEYSLDVRDTKLGTEELTNDIPNVSEEATKDLDENGMIRIGAEVNPGDILIGKITPKGESDPTPEEKLLRAIFGDKAGDVKDASLKASPSLRGVVIDKKLFRRAVKDKNKRLRDKEAVATLEASFVSKFESLKDELIDKLFTLISGKTSQGVFNDLGEEVLPKGKKYTLKMLNSVDDYIHLTGSWTTDKDLNDLVGELVHNYKIKVNDLQGSLRRQKFTISVGDELPAGILKLAKIYIAKKRKLKVGDKMAGRHGNKGIVARIVRAEDMPFLEDGTPVDIVLNPLGVPSRMNIGQIYETVLGWAGQKLGTKYATPIFDGASLDQINDITDDAGVPRFGHTYLYDGGTGKRFDQPATVGIIYMIKLGHMIEDKMHARSIGPYSLITQQPLGGKAQFGGQRFGEMEVWALEAYGASSILREILTVKSDDVMGRAKTYESIVKGEAMPEPGLPESFNVLMHELKGLGLDVRLEE